A region of Thermoanaerobaculia bacterium DNA encodes the following proteins:
- a CDS encoding peptidyl-prolyl cis-trans isomerase encodes MKRNASLVGLLSATLALPVGCSKAPESQPARELDPAAVVARFSGGEILRSEIQAALANRLASVPKPVAAETRQLMVRKVVERRVRLAMLVAEAKAKGYESRPEVQYQAAADGERILATDFVATAVADVHAADSLVAAAVESRLQSVHPEEARKFSHIFLRAAESDAAARSAAEAKMQGILAELKSGKGFNELAELHSDSVDARAGGRIEWTMRKSLQRAAGDAIFALQEGGLSPVVAAKDGLHLFRLDGIRSGSPLDVEGIRRAVRNELDGEARTLAERALRQQELDAAGVELAAPRTLMAAGGPGERWVARWKGGEVSAEEFRALRPLSVVHPERASAFLRELVENRLLAARRRAQGLTPALEGEISAATRQALVDTYRAALIAEIPVEPTEEEVARYYRENGESTLFLRDYRLDVLFFPQSGESVAQVYAAGEKVVAELRAGRPFDQLLDPPVQSDARICRDAHGFDLQQVGQQSIRMRKAVLNLAAGEVTPALYLDGPLVALGSTDCRLEGRGVAFVRLREIRTLPLESARPAIQTALRNEKEAAGIEAIQARLVAESGLAILLPEG; translated from the coding sequence ATGAAACGTAATGCCTCTCTGGTCGGTCTGCTGTCGGCGACCCTCGCCCTGCCGGTGGGTTGCAGCAAGGCTCCCGAATCCCAGCCCGCTCGAGAGCTCGATCCGGCGGCGGTCGTCGCCCGCTTCTCGGGAGGGGAGATCCTCAGATCGGAGATTCAGGCGGCGCTGGCGAACCGGCTGGCGTCGGTGCCGAAACCGGTGGCCGCAGAGACCCGCCAGCTCATGGTGAGGAAGGTCGTCGAACGGCGGGTGCGGCTCGCGATGCTCGTCGCCGAAGCGAAGGCCAAGGGCTACGAATCGCGGCCGGAAGTGCAGTACCAGGCGGCTGCGGACGGCGAGAGGATCCTCGCCACCGATTTCGTGGCGACCGCGGTCGCCGACGTGCATGCCGCCGACAGCCTCGTCGCTGCGGCGGTCGAGAGCCGGCTGCAGAGCGTCCATCCCGAGGAGGCGAGGAAGTTCAGTCACATCTTTCTTCGTGCCGCGGAATCCGACGCGGCAGCGCGGTCGGCAGCCGAAGCGAAGATGCAGGGCATTCTTGCGGAGCTCAAGAGCGGCAAGGGCTTCAATGAGCTGGCAGAGCTCCATTCGGATTCGGTGGACGCCCGGGCTGGCGGCCGCATCGAGTGGACGATGCGCAAGAGCCTGCAGCGCGCCGCGGGGGACGCGATCTTTGCCCTGCAGGAGGGCGGACTCTCGCCGGTCGTCGCTGCGAAGGATGGCTTGCATCTGTTTCGCCTCGACGGCATCCGTTCGGGCAGCCCGCTCGACGTCGAAGGGATCCGCCGCGCCGTGCGCAACGAGCTCGACGGCGAAGCGCGCACCCTTGCCGAGCGCGCCCTGCGCCAGCAGGAGCTCGACGCGGCCGGTGTCGAGCTCGCGGCGCCCCGCACCCTGATGGCAGCGGGAGGCCCGGGCGAGCGCTGGGTGGCGCGTTGGAAGGGTGGCGAAGTGAGCGCGGAGGAGTTTCGCGCCTTGCGGCCTCTGTCCGTCGTCCACCCGGAGCGCGCCAGCGCTTTCCTGCGCGAGTTGGTGGAGAACCGCCTTCTCGCGGCACGTCGCCGCGCGCAGGGGCTCACCCCGGCGCTCGAGGGCGAGATCTCCGCAGCAACCCGGCAGGCCCTGGTCGATACCTATCGCGCCGCGTTGATCGCGGAGATTCCGGTCGAGCCCACCGAAGAGGAGGTCGCCCGCTACTACCGCGAGAACGGCGAGAGCACCCTCTTCCTCCGCGACTACCGCCTGGATGTGCTGTTCTTTCCACAGTCCGGCGAAAGCGTCGCCCAGGTCTATGCGGCGGGCGAGAAGGTCGTGGCCGAACTGCGGGCGGGAAGGCCCTTCGATCAGTTGCTCGACCCACCGGTGCAGTCCGATGCGCGAATCTGCCGGGATGCTCACGGTTTCGACCTCCAGCAGGTGGGCCAGCAGTCGATCCGGATGCGCAAGGCCGTCCTGAATCTGGCCGCTGGAGAGGTGACTCCGGCCCTCTATCTCGACGGGCCGCTCGTCGCGCTGGGCTCGACCGACTGCCGGCTCGAGGGACGTGGCGTCGCCTTCGTTCGCCTGCGCGAGATCCGCACGTTGCCGCTGGAGAGCGCCCGGCCGGCGATTCAGACGGCGCTCCGGAATGAGAAAGAAGCGGCCGGGATCGAGGCCATCCAGGCTCGCCTGGTCGCCGAATCGGGTCTGGCGATCCTCCTCCCCGAGGGTTGA
- a CDS encoding tetratricopeptide repeat protein, which translates to MIALPPLAVAALSTTALVLLLAHRRANLGGAATATFVLAAVAYGWLRSTAIGLLSAAAHTDTPYRIVTPLVAAGGVPLQELVGWVSAVALAGYVADRLLRRLGRAADAWGTALVAGFAMAAICLAVESAAVTAGWWSWSLGHPATGLLCFPAIALLDWGFVAFDILLPFELWRRRAPLGERVAGLLFFPLHLAGHALTAPVTTALPLAGFDLVHVGLIAAVAALAFAPGSRSADSPWPASAGERWRPAVLVGGGLIVLTTATQLGMLREWRQLWTGLPLAAAILGAVTAKIPAAVGRAETRRYLPAAWIFLALFAGGLFLRLPEALRARDFEQLVGLGVRALAAGDLAAAREQLSAALARRPGHADVRWLLGWAELQAGDRAAAREHLEVAVAARPASVEATRYLALLDLLEERSGDAATSLAQRRKRYPETADLAYLVWVATVAQQDRQGTPAPIVATAGTGELREIFALARALGDRPTMQACYERERAGAEAKSP; encoded by the coding sequence ATGATCGCTCTGCCGCCGCTCGCGGTCGCAGCTCTCTCGACGACTGCACTCGTTCTGCTGCTCGCGCACCGCCGCGCGAACCTGGGTGGTGCAGCCACGGCGACGTTCGTGCTCGCTGCCGTGGCCTACGGCTGGCTGCGCTCGACCGCCATCGGCCTGTTGAGCGCGGCGGCGCACACAGACACCCCCTATCGCATCGTGACGCCGCTGGTCGCCGCCGGTGGCGTGCCGCTGCAGGAGCTCGTCGGCTGGGTCTCTGCCGTCGCGCTGGCGGGCTATGTCGCCGACCGGCTCCTGCGCCGTCTCGGCCGTGCGGCGGACGCCTGGGGCACCGCTCTCGTCGCCGGGTTCGCGATGGCGGCGATCTGCCTCGCGGTCGAGTCGGCGGCGGTGACGGCGGGCTGGTGGTCGTGGAGCCTCGGCCACCCGGCCACCGGGCTGTTGTGTTTCCCGGCGATCGCGCTGCTCGATTGGGGCTTCGTCGCCTTCGACATCCTGCTGCCGTTCGAGCTCTGGCGTCGCCGCGCGCCACTGGGCGAACGCGTCGCCGGCCTCTTGTTCTTTCCGCTCCATCTGGCGGGCCACGCCCTGACGGCGCCGGTCACGACGGCGCTGCCGCTCGCCGGTTTCGATCTGGTCCATGTCGGGCTGATCGCTGCGGTCGCAGCTCTCGCCTTCGCACCCGGCAGCCGGAGCGCGGACAGCCCGTGGCCGGCTTCGGCCGGAGAGCGCTGGCGGCCAGCGGTGCTCGTCGGCGGCGGCCTGATCGTACTGACGACGGCGACCCAGCTCGGAATGCTGCGCGAGTGGCGCCAGTTGTGGACCGGCCTGCCGCTCGCCGCGGCGATCCTCGGCGCGGTGACCGCGAAGATTCCGGCCGCGGTCGGCCGCGCCGAGACGCGGCGCTATCTGCCTGCGGCCTGGATCTTCCTGGCGCTCTTTGCCGGCGGCCTGTTCCTGCGCCTGCCGGAGGCGCTCCGCGCGCGCGACTTCGAGCAGCTCGTCGGCCTCGGCGTCAGGGCGCTCGCGGCGGGTGACCTGGCGGCGGCGCGAGAACAGCTCTCCGCCGCGCTCGCCCGCCGCCCCGGGCATGCGGACGTCCGCTGGCTGCTCGGGTGGGCGGAGCTCCAGGCCGGCGACCGCGCCGCGGCGCGCGAGCACCTCGAAGTTGCCGTCGCTGCCCGCCCGGCGTCCGTCGAAGCGACGCGCTATCTCGCGCTGCTCGATCTGCTGGAAGAGCGGAGCGGAGACGCGGCAACTTCCCTCGCGCAGCGCCGCAAGCGGTACCCGGAAACTGCGGACCTCGCCTATCTCGTTTGGGTGGCGACCGTAGCGCAGCAGGACCGCCAAGGTACGCCGGCGCCGATCGTCGCCACGGCCGGTACGGGCGAGCTCCGGGAGATCTTCGCGTTGGCGCGTGCATTGGGTGATCGGCCCACGATGCAGGCCTGCTACGAGCGCGAACGCGCCGGCGCCGAAGCAAAGAGCCCATGA